The genomic DNA TGTAGGTCACCCGGAACGGCTCGTAGTCCATGCAGACGTGGTTGGTGGGCACGTAGAACAGGTTGGTCTTCGGCGAGAAGGCCGCAGGCTGCTGATCCTTGGTGCCCAGCGCCGCCGGGCAGATGCCCTTGGAGTTGGTGTCCTCACCGTTCTGCTCGGTCGAGTACTTCGACACGACCAGCGGCCGGCCGTAGTTCTTCGAGCCCTTGTCCATGTCGACCTTGGTCGCCCAGTTGACGGCCGGGTCGAACTTCTCGGCGACGAGCAGGGTGCCGTCCGCGCGGTTCAGCGTGTAGCCGAAGCCGTTACGGTCGAAGTGGGTCAGGAGCGGCTGCTCCTTGCCGTCGATCTTCTGATCCGTGAGGATCATCTCGTTGATGCCGTCGTAGTCCCACTCGTCGTGGGGGGTCATCTGGTAGACCCACTTGGCCATGCCGGTGTCCGGGTTACGCGCCCAGATGGTCATGGACCACTTGTTGTCGCCCGGACGCTGCTTGGGGTTCCAGGTCGAGGGGTTGCCCGAGCCGTAGTACATCAGGTCGAGCTTGGGGTCGTACGAGAACCAGCCCCAGGTGCAGCCGCCGCCGGTCTTCCACTGATCACCTTCCCAGGTCTTCAGCGAGGAATCCTTGCCGATCGGCTTGCCGAGCGAGGTGGTCTTCTCCGGGTCGACGATCAGCTGATCGTCCGGGCCCTCGGAGTAGCCGCGCCACACCTTCTTGCCGGTCTTCAGGTCGTAGGCGGTGACGTGGCACTGCACGCCGAACTCGCCGCCCGAGATGCCGACGATGACCTTGTCCTTGACCGGCAGAACCGTCGCGGTGTTGGTCTCGCCCTTCTTCGGGTCGCCGTTCACGACCGACCAGTTGACCTTGCCGGTCTTGGCGTCGAGCGACACGAGGGTGGTGTCGGCCTGGTGCAGGAGGATGGCGCCGTCGGCGTAGGCCAGACCACGGTTGACCGTGTCACAGCACATGACCGGGATCACGGACGGATCCTGCTTCGGCTCGTACTTCCAGACGATCTTCGCGTCGTGGTCGAGGTCGAGGGCGTACACGATGTTCGGGAACGGCGTGTGCACGTACATCATGTTGCCGACGACGAGCGGCGAGCCCTCGTGGCCGCGCAGCACGCCGGTCGAGAACGTCCAGGCGACCTGCAGGTCCTTGACGTTCTTGGCGTTGATCTGGTCGAGCTTCGAGTAGCGCGTATTCGCGTAGTCTACCGTTTGAAGAACCTGTTCCGCCGGGTTGGCGATGCCCTTCATGACGCTTTCATTGGCCAGCGCCGGCGCGGCGACGGCCGCGACACCTGCGCCGAGCGCAAGGAGATGTACCGCTCTCATGGGTTCCTCCGACAAGTCTTGAGAGTTCTCACGGCGCGCGAAGAGAGTGGCGTCGCTCGGACTCCGACCTGACTGTTTGCGACAGGGATGGACGCCTCGGTAGCGGGCATAGTGGACTTCGAGGAGATCTACTGATCCCCTAGCCAGGAGCCGCCATCCCTGAGGCGTCTCCCTCGAAACCGAGGCTTGCCCGGACCTTAAGAGATTTTTGAGCGCCGTCAACTCGCTGTTCGAGGCCTGTGGGCACACGGTGAAAGCTTCTTTTCGGGTGACACAGGCACGACGGATGTCATGCGTTTGCGAAAAGAAATGTTGCGACGCACAAGAGATGCTGCCTGCTCTGGCCTCGGTCTCACGGGGTTGTGTCCGTCTCCCATGCAGACCTTGCAAACAGGCGAGCTTTGCTGCGCTTAAGCATGCGTCCCCCGCGCGGTGTGCGGGATTCAGGCGCGCCCGGGCGCGCGGCCGTTGCGGGTCCGCGGACTGCACTGCAAGACGCTTCGGTGGCTATCGGTTGCCGAAATTTCCCGGGATCCGGCTGTGCGCCCAGTCGCCGCATCCCGTTTTTCCGCGGATCCCCGCGTGATCGGTGGGGTTCGCGCGCGACAAATTGCCGAATCATCCCGACTTCGGGAATCGGCATGGGTCGCGCACGCGGACCACGGGGTCGGTGGCGGAAGCTGCTGAACGGCTCTTGCCGGCGTCAGACCGCGCCGACCGGCCCGGTGCTCTCGAACTCCGCAGTGTCGCCGATCAGGTCGGTCACGGAGATATTGAGGCGACGGCCGTTGGACAGGCGGAGCTGGGCATCGGGCTCGAGCCAGACCGGTCGCAGGCCCGCGTAGCTGCCGTACAGATTGCCGTAAGCGACGACACCGCCTTCGCGCCTCTCGACCACGACCCGGTAGCGGACGCGGACGGCCTCACACCCTTCGGCCGACACGAGACCGCGTCCGGTCAGCGTCTTGAGGATCTCGTTCGGCTCGAACATACGCGGGACGCAGGGGCGGGATTAAGCGGCAACCGAATTGCCATTTAATCCCGGACCCGCGGCGAGTCACGCCCGCCAGTGCGGATTGTGCGGTCAGTGCCGCCGCGGCGTCATCGGTCCGGGTCGGCGCCGCTGCCGACAGGTTCGGCTTCCAGGGGACGGACCACGATGCGACCGGACTCGACCGAGAGGGCCAGCCGTCCCTGCTTCAGCGCCAGCGCCTTCTCGCCGAACAGCGTCCGGCGCCAGCCCTGCAGCGCCGGGACCTCGGCGTCGTCGTCGTCGGCGACCGCCTCCAGATCGTCGACCGTGGCGATGATCTTCGGCGCCACGCCCTCGGCCTCGCAGACCGCCTTCAGCAGGACCTTCAGGAGCTCGACGATCGCGCCGTTGCCGCCGCTCCGCCGCACGCGCTCGGGCATCCGGACGGCGCTCGTGTCGCGGGCGAGACCGCGCTCCACGGCGGCGACGATGTCGGCCCCCGTCCGGGAGCGCTCGAAGCCCGCCGGGATCGTCCGCAGCCGCCCGAGCGCCTCCGCGCTCCGCGGCGCCGCCGAGGCGATATCGATGACCGCCTCGTCCTTCAGGACGCGCCCGCGCGGCACGTTGCGCGTCTGCGCTTCGCTCTCGCGCCAGGCCGCGACCTCCATCAGCACGGCGATCTCCCGCGGCTTGCGCATGCGGCCGGAGAGGCGGCGCCACGCCTGCGCGGGATCGGCGCGGTAGGTCTCGGGAGACGTCAGCACCGCCATCTCCTCGTCGAGCCACGCGCCGCGGTCGGTCCGCAGCAGCTCGGCGACGAGGACTTCGTAGATCTTCACCAAGTGGGTGACGTCGGACAGCGCGTAGGTCAGCTGCGCCTCCGAGAGCGGGCGCCGCGACCAGTCGGTGAAGCGGGAGGACTTGTCGATCTTGGCCTTCGCGACGTCGTTGACGAGCTGCTCGTACGAGACGGAATCGCCGTAGCCGCAGACCATGGCGGCGACCTGCGTGTCGAAGAACGGGTGCGGCAGGATCCCGCCGATCAGCCAGATGATCTCTAGGTCCTGGCGGGCGGAGTGGAACACCTTGACGGTGCCCTCGTCGGCCATGAGGGCGATGAACGGCCCGAGGTCGATCCCCGGCGCCAGCGGATCCACCAGGACGCCGGTCCCGTCCGGTGCCGCCATCTGGATCAGGCACAGTTTCGGATAATACGTCGTCTCGCGCATGAACTCCGTGTCGACGGTCACGAAGGGCTGCTCGGCGAGACGTGTGCAGATCTGGCGCAGCGCGTCAGTGGTGGTGATCAGGTCCATGCACCGGCTATACGCAACCGCGGCGGACATGGGGAGACGCGGCTTCGCAGGTCCCCATCTTTCACGCGTTCACGCGCGGCCCGATGACCGCGATCACGCCACGGCCGCGACCGCCGCCTTCCGGCGCGCCCGCGCCTGCCGGCGGATCCGCAGCGCGTCGGCCCGACGCTGCGCCTCGGCGCGCGCGAGCAGGCGGTCGAGGATGCCGGTCTCGATCCGCTCGCCGGTGGCCCCGTCGACGAGGCGGCGGATCCGGTCGACCCGGAACCCGCGATAGCCGCCGCGCCGGGCATCGATGCCGCCGAGCAGCGTCCGCCCCGGCCCGAGCCTGAGCTCGCGGGCGTCGAGGGAGCGGTTGCTCCAGGCCCCGGCCGCGTCCTCGTAGACGAGGTCGAAACGGCCCTCGAGGGGCAGCGTCCGCCACCCGGCCGCGGCGCGTTCGGGCGCCGCCTTCGCGGGGCGCTCCAGATCGAAAAAGAGGTTGTCGTTCATGGAGATGATATGGGGATTCGGGGTCTTCTGCGGTAGGCCGGCAGGCGAGTCGCGCGCGGCTTTCGGCGCCGTTCTGCGCGCCCCGCGCTTGACTTGGGGGGCCTCGCGTGAATGGTGCCGGCCTTCCCACAGAAGAAGCCCGTCATGCACCGTTACCGTTCCCACACCTGCGGGGCGCTCCGCCCGTCCGATGTCGGGCAGAGTGTCCGCCTCTCCGGCTGGTGCCACCGCATCCGCGACCACGGGGGCGTGCTGTTCGTCGATCTGCGGGACCATTACGGCCTGACCCAGTGCGTGATCGATTCCGATTCCCCGGCCTTCAAGGCCGCCGAGGCCGTGCGCTCGGAATGGGTCGTGCGGATCGACGGGCGCGTGCGCACGCGCCCGGCCGGCACCGAGAATGCCGAGCTGCCGACCGGCGCGGTCGAGATCTACATCGACGACCTCGAGGTGCTGGGTCCGGCGGGCGAGCTGCCGCTGCCGGTCTTCGGCGACCTCGAGTATCCGGAGGAGACGCGGCTCCGGTACCGCTTCCTCGACCTGCGCCGGGAGAAGCTCCACGCCAACATCATGAAGCGCGGCGCGATCATCGACTCGCTCCGCCGCCGGATGCGGGACGGCGGCTTCTTCGAGTTCCAGACCCCGATCCTGACAGCCTCCTCGCCCGAGGGCGCCCGCGACTACCTCGTGCCGTCGCGCGTCCATCCCGGCAAGTTCTACGCGCTGCCGCAGGCGCCGCAGCAGTTCAAGCAGCTGACGATGATCGCGGGCTTCGACCGCTACTTCCAGATCGCCCCGTGCTTCCGCGACGAGGACGCCCGCGCCGACCGCTCGCCGGGCGAGTTCTACCAGCTCGACATCGAGATGAGCTTCGTCACCCAGGAGGACGTGTTCCAGGCGGTGGAGCCGGTGCTGCGCGGCGTGTTCGAGGAGTTCGCCGAGGGCAAGCGCGTCACCAAGGAATTCCCGCGGATCACCTACGCGGACTCGATGCTGAAGTACGGCGTCGACAAGCCGGACCTGCGCAACCCGCTCATCATCGCCGACGTCTCCGACCTGTTCGCCCGCGAGGACGTGGCGTTCAAGGCGTTCAAGGGCGTGGTCGCCTCGGGCGGCGTCGTCCGGGCGATCCCGGCGACCGGCGCGGCGAGCCAGCCGCGCTCGTTCTTCGACAAGCTCAACGACTGGGCCCGCTCCGAGGGCGCGCCCGGCCTCGGCTACGTCGTGTTCGAGGAGGAGAACGGCGCGCTCACCGGCAAGGGGCCGATCGCCAAGTTCATCCCGGCGGAGGTTCAGGCCCTGATCGCCGAGCGCTCCGGCGCGAAGGCGGGCGACGCCGTGTTCTTCTCCGCCGGTCCCGAATCGAAGGCGGCCGGGCTCGCCGGCAAGGCGCGTGTCCGGATCGGCGACGAGCTGGGCCTCTGCGACAAGGACCAGTACGCGTTCTGCTGGATCACCGACTTCCCGATGTACGAGTGGAGCGAGGAGGAGAAGCGGATCGACTTCTCCCACAACCCGTTCTCGATGCCGAACATCGACCGCGAGGAGTTCCTCGCGCTCGACCTCGACGCCCTCGCCGGCGAGGACGAGAACGGCGCGAACACCAAGCGGATCCTGGACATCAAGGCGTTCCAGTACGACATCGTCTGCAACGGCGTGGAGCTGTCCTCGGGCGCGATCCGCAACCACCGTCCGGACGTGATGGAGAAGGCCTTCGCCATCGCGGGCTACGGGCACGAGGTGCTGGAGCAGAAGTTCGGCGGCATGCTCAACGCCCTGCGCATGGGCGCCCCGCCGCACGGCGGCATCGCGCCGGGCGTGGACCGCATCGTCATGCTCCTGTGCAACGAGCCGAACATCCGCGAGGTCGTGCTGTTCCCGATGAACCAGCGCGCCGAGGACCTGATGATGGGCGCGCCCTCCGAGGCGACCCCCAAGCAGCTGCGCGAGCTGCACATCCGCCTCAACCTGCCCGAGAAGAAGGCCTGAGGCGCCCATAGTCCCCCGCGGTGGCGAGCCTCGTCGCGATCGTCGTCGCCCACGACAGCGCCGACGTGCTGCCGGCCTGTCTCGCGGCGCTCGCCGGCGAGCATGTGCCGGCGATCGTCGTGGACAATGCCAGCCGGGACGCCTCCGCGTCGGTCGCGGAGGCGGCCGGCGCGCAGGTGATCCGCAACGCCCGCAACGAGGGCTACGGCCGCGCCAACAACCGGGGCGTCCGCGCGGCCGAGACGGCGGAGCACGTCCTCGTCGTCAACCCGGACGTCGTGCTGCGGCCGGGCACCGTGGACGCCCTGCTGGACGCGGCCCGCACCTGGCCGGATGCCGGGCTTATCGCCCCGCGCCTCGTCGAACCCGGCGGGCGCTTCTTCTTCCAGGCGCGGTCCCTGCTCGCGCCCTACCTGACCAATCCCGCGGGCCGGCTCGCGCTGCCGCAGGGCGATGCCTGCGCGCCGTTCCTCTCCGGGGCCTGCCTGATGATGCCGCGCGCCCTGTTCCTCGACCTCGGCGGCTTCGACGAGAACATCTTCCTGTTCTACGAGGACGATGACCTGTGCCGGCGCGTGGCCGATAGCGGCCGCGCCCTGATCCACGTCCACCGCGCCGAGGCGCTGCACGGTCGCGGCCGATCGTCGGCGCCGGAGCCGGGACGGGTGTTCCGCGCGCGCTGGCATCAGGCGTGGTCGCGCGCCTATGTCAGCCGGAAGTACGGCCTTTCGGACCCGAGCCTCGCCGTCCTGGGCGCCAACCTGCCGAAGGCGCTGCTGTCGGGTCTGGTCCTCCGGCGGGCCGGGCTCGAGCGTTACGGCGGCTCGGCCGCGGGCGCCCTCGCCTTCCTGCGCGGCCGGACCGCGCTGGCCCGCGAGGGTCTGACCGGATGAGTGCGCCGACGATCGCGACCGCTCTGGCGCGCGGGCGCAACGGCTTCACCGGCCTGCGGCTGATGCTGGCTCTGGCCGTCGTTGTGTCCCACGCGTTCAGCGTCGCGACCGGCGCGGCCGGCGACGAGCCCCTCGCCCGGCTCACCGGCTACACGCTGGGCGAACACGCGGTGAACGGCTTCTTCGCGGTGTCGGGCTTCCTGGTCACCATGAGCTGCGACCGCCGCGGCCTCCGGGACTACGCCCTCGCCCGGACCCTGCGGATCCTCCCGGGACTCGTGGCGGCGACGCTCATCGTCGCGCTCGGGCTCGGCGCGGCCCTGACCCGCCTGCCCGTCACCGAGTACTGGCGCGATCCCGCCCTGTGGTCGTTCATCCGCGGGACGCTGACGACTTTCAAGAGCAACGCCGCCCTCCCCGGCGTCTTCGAAGCGAATCCCTACCGGGCGCCCCTCGGCACGGTCTGGACGCTCAAGTACGAGGTGCTGTGCTACCTCGGCGTCCTCGTCGCTGCCCTGAGCGGCCTGCTCCGGCGCCGGTGGTCGGCGCCCCTGATCGTGGCCGGCCTGACGCTTGCCCTGACGATCGCCTGCGGCCTCCGCGGTCCGGACCTGCCCAAGGGCACCGAGACGGCGCTGCGCCTGCCGCTGATCTTCGCGGCCGGGGCGTGTCTCTACCTGTGGCGCGACCGCCTGCGTGTCTCGGCCGCGGCCCTCGCCTGCCTGGTCTTCGGCGCCTTCGTCCTCGCGCGGACGCCGGCCTACCCGGCCCTTCTGTTCCTCGCCGAGGCCTACGGCGTGGTCTGGCTCGCCCTCGGCCCCCTCGCGCGCGGCCTTTTCGACCCTGCGGCCGACCTCTCCTACGGGATCTATCTCTACGGCTGGCCGGTCCAGCAGACCCTGCATGCCCTGTGGCCGGCCGCCTCCGGGCCCGCGCTGCTGGTGCCGGCCCTCGCCCTCACGCTGCCGGTCGCGGCGCTGTCCTGGTACGGGGTCGAGCGGCCGGCCCTGTCGCTGAAGGCGCGCGCGCTCGGGCGGCGGCGCCTCGGCACGATCGAGCCGGCCGGGCCGTGACCGCCGACGGGCCTCTCCCGCCCCTGAAGACGCTCGCTCGCGCGGCGCGGATGCTGGAGGCGGACGGCTTCGCGATCGTCGCCCGGAACGAGCGCGGCGACAGCCTCTACCTGCGGCGACCGGACTGCGCCTGGCACCTGCGCGTCTCGAACCACCGGCGCACCGCCAAGCAGCGCGCCCGGCGCTCCGATATCCTCGCGAGCCTCGTCATCGACGGGCCGCGCTCCTCGGATCAGATCGGGAACCTCGTCCGCGAGGCCGTCCGGAACTTCGAGGCCGCCCTGGCGCGGGTGGCGGATCAGGCGTCCGCGGCGGGGTCGCGGAAGTAGGGCTCCACGGTGCCCTTCAGCTTCACGGTCATCGGGTTGCCGGCCCGGTCGAGGGCCTTGCCGGCCGAGAGGCGGACCCAGCCCTCGCTCACGCAGTACTCCTCGACGTTCGTCTTCTCGACGCCCTTGAACCGGACACCGACCCCGCGCTCCAGCACCTTCTCGTCATAGAACGGGCTGTTCGGGTTGGAAGCGAGGCGGTCGGGGGGCGTGTCGGTCATCGTCCGGATCTCGGATGGTCTTCGTATGGGGCCCCGCCGGTACGGGAATCCGCGCCCGCGCGCAACGCCGCGAGCAGGTCGGCGATCCGCCCGCTCTGGAGCAGCGGCACCAGCCGCGTCACCGCGTCGTGCGGGAGGTCCCACCACGCCGCCGCGACGAGCGCCTCCACGGTCGCCGCGTCGAAGCGGTGGCGCACGACCTTGGCCGGGTTGCCCGCCACCACGGCGTAGGCCGGCACGTCGCGGGTCACCACGGCGCGGGCCGCCACCACGGCCCCGTGCCCGACGGTCACCCCCGAGAGGATCATGCAGCCGGACCCGAGCCAGACATCGTGCCCGATCACCACGTCGCCCCGGGAGGCGTGGAAATCCTCCGGCGCCGCGGCGTCCGGGAACAGCCCGCGCATCGCCGCGAACGGATAAGTCGACGCCCAGTCGAGGCGGTGATCGCCGCCGAGCAGGATCTCGACCTTGTCAGCGATGGAACAATAGCGGCCGATCGTCAGCCGCCGACCGCTCTCCGGGAAGCGGACTTTTGGACGCCCGTACGAATAAGCGCCTATGGAGAACCCGTGGGTCCTCGCCAGCTCGGCGAGGTGGATCCGGGTCTCGTTGTGCGGGTTGCGCCCCCTGCGCAGCCGGTGCAACAGACCGGTCATGACGCGAGCCCGCGCGATGCGCGACTGCGTCGTCCTCGGTGAAAAAGGTGAGCGGGAGCGTGGGCGATGGCCGATAACATGTCCGAGGACCTCAAGGCCGGGGCGCTCGTCTACCACCGCCTGCCCAAGCCCGGGAAGCTGGAGATCCAGGCGACCAAGCCGCTCGGCAACCAGCGCGACCTCGCCCTGGCCTACTCGCCCGGCGTCGCCGCGGCCTGCATGGCGATCCACGACGACCCGCAGCAGGCCGCCGAACTCACGGTGCGCCAGAACCTCGTGGCGGTGCTGTCCAACGGTACGGCCGTGCTCGGCCTCGGCGATATCGGCCCGCTCGCCTCGAAGCCCGTGATGGAGGGCAAGGCCGTCCTGTTCAAGAAGTTCGCCGGCATCGACGTCTTCGACATCGAGGTCGACCAGAAGGACGTGTCGAAGCTCGTCGACGTCGTCTGCGCCCTCGAGCCGACCTTCGGCGGCATCAACCTCGAGGACATCAAGGCGCCCGAGTGCTTCGAGGTCGAGGAGCAGTGCCGGGCCCGGATGAACATCCCGGTCTTCCACGACGACCAGCACGGCACCGCGATCATCGTGGCCGCCGCCGTCCTCAACGGCCTGGAACTCGCCGGCAAGAACCTGTCCGACGTCCGGATCGTCACGTCCGGCGCCGGCGCGGCGGCTCTGGCCTGCCTCAACCTGCTCGTGTCGCTCGGAGCGACCCGCGAGAACATCACGGTCACCGACATCAAGGGCGTCGTCTACAAGGGCCGCGCCGAGCTGATGGACCGGTGGAAGGACGTCTACGCCCAGGAGACCGACAAGCGGACGCTCGCCGAGGTGATCCCGGGGGCGGACGTGTTCATCGGCCTCTCGGCCGGTGGCGTGCTCAAGCCCGAGTACCTGAAGGAGATGGCCGAGAAGCCGCTGATCATGGCGCTCGCCAACCCCTACCCGGAGATCATGCCGGATCTGGCCGAGAAGGAGCGGCCGGACGCCATGATCTGCACCGGCCGGTCGGACTTCCCGAACCAGGTCAACAACGTCCTGTGCTTCCCCTACATCTTCCGCGGGGCGCTCGATGTCGGCGCCCACAAGATCAACGAGGAGATGAAGAAGGCCGCCGTCAAGGCGATCGCGGGCCTGGCCCACGAGACCACCTCGGACGTGGTCGCACGCGCCTACGGCGGCGAGGCCCGGCCGTTCGGACCGAAATCCTTGATCCCGAGCCCGTTCGACCCGCGCCTGATCCTGCGCATCGCCCCGGCGGTGGCCAAGGCCGCGATGGATTCCGGCGTCGCCGGCCGGCCGCTCCCGGACCTCGACGCCTATGTCGAGAGCCTCGACCGGTTCGTGCACCGGTCCGGCCTGATCATGAAGCCGCTGTTCTCGAAGGCGAAGGCCGAGCCCAAGCGCGTGATCTATGCCGAGGGCGAGGACGAGCGCGTGCTCCGCGCCGTCCAGGCGATCGTCGAGGACAAGGTCGCCCTGCCGATCCTGGTCGGCCGGCCGCGGGTGGTCGAGACCCGCCTGAAGCGCTTCGGCCTGTCGATGGTGCACGGCCGCGACTTCGAGCTGATCGATCCCGAGGACGATCCCCGCTACCGCGCCTACGTCCAGACCTATCTGGAAGTCGCCGGTCGCCGCGGCATCACGCCGGACGCGGCCCGGACGCTGGTCCGCACCAACAACACGGTGATCGGCGCCATCGCGGTCCGCCGCGGCGAGGCCGACGCGCTGATCTGCGGCCTGGAGGGCCGCTTCGAGACGCGCCTGCGCATCATCCGCGACGTGATCGGGCTCGCGCCGGGCGTGGAGCAGTGCGCCGCGATGAGCCTCGTGGTGACGCATAACGGCGCCTACTTCCTGGCCGACACCCATGTCCGCCAGAACCCCACGGCCGAGGAGATCGCCGACGTGGCGCAGGCCTGCGCCAGCCACGTCAGCCGGTTCGGGATGACGCCGAAGATCGCGCTCCTCAGCCACTCCGATTTCGGCCAGTCGGATTCGCCCTCCGCGATGAAGATGCGCGACGCCCTCGCGCTCCTGCACACGCGGAATCCCGAGCTGCAGGTCGACGGCGAGATGCAGGCCGATTCCGCCCTCAACGAGATGGTGCGCGAGCGCGTCCTGCCGGGCTCGCGCCTCAAGGGCGCGGCCAACGTCCTGATCTTCCCGAATCTCGACGCCGCCAACATCGCCTTCCAGTTCGCGAAGGTGCTGGCGGACGCGCTGCCGGTCGGCCCGCTCCTGATCGGCCCGGCCAAGCCCGCCCACATCCTGACGCCGTCGGTGACGGCGCGCGGCATCGTCAACGTCACGGCCGCCGCCGTGGTCGAGGCCCAGGCGGACGAGGCCGTCGCGCGCGCCGAGGAGGGCGGCGTCGGCATGCTCTCGGAGTGAGGGGCGCCCGTCGGCGGCCGCCAGCGTGGCCGTCGATTTGCTTGCCCGCCCCGGGACCACGAAACCACCGGGAGACGACGCGATGTGCGCGGGCGACGATCCAACCTGCCACGCCTTCGAGGAGCACCGCCGCCGGTTCCGGCGGGATCTCGAGCCTGAGCGGCGCGCCTTCCTTAAGAGCGGCTTCGCGGCGACCGGCGCCGCGGCCGCGGCCCTCGCGGCCGGCGGTCCGTCGCTCGTGAGCCCGGCCCTGGCCCAGGCGAGCGGCGCCAAGATCGCCGCCACGGCGCATTACCACCTGCCGGCGAATGCCGAGACGGTCCACTGGGGCTTCTTCAGCCGCAGCCTCAAGCCCAAGGTCGAGATCGGCTCGGGCGACTTCGTCACGATCGAGACGCTCACCCACCAGGCGAGCGACGATGCCGAGCGCATGATCCAGGGCGATCCGGGCGCCGAGAGCGTCTATCTCTGGACCAAGGACAAGATGGGCGTCTCGCCCCGCGGAGCCGGCGCCATGGACGCCAAGGTCGGCCCCGGCGGTGGCCTCGGCGTGCACATCTGCACCGGCCCGGTGGCGATCCGCGGCGCCGAGCCCGGCGACGTCCTGGAGGTGCGCATCCTCGACGTCGCCCCCCGCCCCTGCGCCAATCCCAGGTACAAGGGACTGGCCTTCGGCAGCAACGCGGCGGCGTGGTGGGGCTACCACTACAACGACCTGATCACCGGCGATAAACCCCGGGAGGTCGTGACCATCTACGAGGTCGACGCCACCGGCGAGCGCGACTGGGCCCGGGCGGTCTACAGCTTCCGCTGGCCGGGCGTGACCGACCCGTTCGGCGTCTCCCACCCGACCATCGATTATCCCGGCCTGCCGGTGGACCACACGAAAACCCAGAAGACCTTCGAGGTCCTGAAGGGCATCCGCGTGCCGATCCGGCCGCATTTCGGCACCATGGGCGTGGCGCCCGCCGAGGCCGACCGGGTGAACACGATCCCGCCGAGCTACACCGGCGGCAACATCGACAACTGGCGGATCGGCAAGGGCGCGACCCTCTACTACCCGGTGGCGGTGCCGGGCGCCCTGTTCTCCGTGGGCGATCCCCACGCCAGCCAGGGCGATTCCGAACTGTGCGGCACCGCGATCGAGTGCTCGCTCACCGGCACCTTCCAGTTCATCCTGCACAAGAAGGCGGACCTGCCCGGCACGCCGCTGGAGGCGCTCGACTTCCCGATGATCGAGACCCGGGACGACTGGGTTCTGTCCGGCTTCAGCTACCCGAACTACCTGCGGGATCTCGGTCCGGACGCGCAGAGCGCGATTTTCCAGAAATCCTCGATCGACCTCGCCATGCGCGACGCCTTCCGGAAGATGCGCCAGTTCCTGATGCACGCGAAGGGCCTCACCGAGGACGAGGCGATCTCGCTGATGTCGGTCGCGGTCGATTTCGGGATCACGCAGGTCGTGGACGGCAACTGGGGCGTCCACGCCGTGGTCAAGAA from Methylobacterium oryzae includes the following:
- a CDS encoding DUF3297 family protein — its product is MTDTPPDRLASNPNSPFYDEKVLERGVGVRFKGVEKTNVEEYCVSEGWVRLSAGKALDRAGNPMTVKLKGTVEPYFRDPAADA
- a CDS encoding CatB-related O-acetyltransferase, which produces MTGLLHRLRRGRNPHNETRIHLAELARTHGFSIGAYSYGRPKVRFPESGRRLTIGRYCSIADKVEILLGGDHRLDWASTYPFAAMRGLFPDAAAPEDFHASRGDVVIGHDVWLGSGCMILSGVTVGHGAVVAARAVVTRDVPAYAVVAGNPAKVVRHRFDAATVEALVAAAWWDLPHDAVTRLVPLLQSGRIADLLAALRAGADSRTGGAPYEDHPRSGR
- a CDS encoding NADP-dependent malic enzyme: MADNMSEDLKAGALVYHRLPKPGKLEIQATKPLGNQRDLALAYSPGVAAACMAIHDDPQQAAELTVRQNLVAVLSNGTAVLGLGDIGPLASKPVMEGKAVLFKKFAGIDVFDIEVDQKDVSKLVDVVCALEPTFGGINLEDIKAPECFEVEEQCRARMNIPVFHDDQHGTAIIVAAAVLNGLELAGKNLSDVRIVTSGAGAAALACLNLLVSLGATRENITVTDIKGVVYKGRAELMDRWKDVYAQETDKRTLAEVIPGADVFIGLSAGGVLKPEYLKEMAEKPLIMALANPYPEIMPDLAEKERPDAMICTGRSDFPNQVNNVLCFPYIFRGALDVGAHKINEEMKKAAVKAIAGLAHETTSDVVARAYGGEARPFGPKSLIPSPFDPRLILRIAPAVAKAAMDSGVAGRPLPDLDAYVESLDRFVHRSGLIMKPLFSKAKAEPKRVIYAEGEDERVLRAVQAIVEDKVALPILVGRPRVVETRLKRFGLSMVHGRDFELIDPEDDPRYRAYVQTYLEVAGRRGITPDAARTLVRTNNTVIGAIAVRRGEADALICGLEGRFETRLRIIRDVIGLAPGVEQCAAMSLVVTHNGAYFLADTHVRQNPTAEEIADVAQACASHVSRFGMTPKIALLSHSDFGQSDSPSAMKMRDALALLHTRNPELQVDGEMQADSALNEMVRERVLPGSRLKGAANVLIFPNLDAANIAFQFAKVLADALPVGPLLIGPAKPAHILTPSVTARGIVNVTAAAVVEAQADEAVARAEEGGVGMLSE
- a CDS encoding acetamidase/formamidase family protein — protein: MCAGDDPTCHAFEEHRRRFRRDLEPERRAFLKSGFAATGAAAAALAAGGPSLVSPALAQASGAKIAATAHYHLPANAETVHWGFFSRSLKPKVEIGSGDFVTIETLTHQASDDAERMIQGDPGAESVYLWTKDKMGVSPRGAGAMDAKVGPGGGLGVHICTGPVAIRGAEPGDVLEVRILDVAPRPCANPRYKGLAFGSNAAAWWGYHYNDLITGDKPREVVTIYEVDATGERDWARAVYSFRWPGVTDPFGVSHPTIDYPGLPVDHTKTQKTFEVLKGIRVPIRPHFGTMGVAPAEADRVNTIPPSYTGGNIDNWRIGKGATLYYPVAVPGALFSVGDPHASQGDSELCGTAIECSLTGTFQFILHKKADLPGTPLEALDFPMIETRDDWVLSGFSYPNYLRDLGPDAQSAIFQKSSIDLAMRDAFRKMRQFLMHAKGLTEDEAISLMSVAVDFGITQVVDGNWGVHAVVKKAIFSDRVA